Below is a genomic region from Henckelia pumila isolate YLH828 chromosome 3, ASM3356847v2, whole genome shotgun sequence.
agtgtgagactagcatttgcgattgCAGAGTAcctgtttcattggtagggaacatagaggatgttcgaagcatgcaaatggatattcatttgatgaatgatcgaaataCCCTAATCCGGACCACCTTTTCCAAGTGGGTTATcaattatcgagtggatatagtccgcggttatGGTTGtaacaccattagtccttactacttgtgaCATCATTGAGacctctatatgctagtactgtggctttgactcgtttaccgactctttTGGGGTAATCAGGTGTCGGGAATTGGGTACAGggttacaacacatgtaggagtcgtatgccctttgttgtcaaggattcaccacatacttgcgagtgtggatttcctatgcgatctgaggagatattagtgtgacgattctctggccagagtacatgatgtgatttaagaaatggtttcttagttgcactatgcgatgtcactaatttgatcttcaagatgcattgcatagtaaTAGAATCTCGAGCGAATCTCGATATACCattggttgttgattcgatcgggatatatggatggaAAGGGACCGTACtttacgctaaccaaaatctactggttcttgtaggcaatATCAGTTGCTACCTTGGGAATCATGGGGcagatgttgctaggcgctcataccatgattcgatgggcatgtcggaaattgttgttccgagtcacaaggaggttgtgagcccacggctagctgtatactgaaccattgagggtcacacagtgtaatggattttttaatcccgttgagatttgtgaaattttaaagagttaaatttaatgaacgaagaagttggacttcttatttaagaagtagaggagtaagatttcctaaaatgacatagtgatgggcatttttggaaattaactggaattcggattcagaaaaaatgTATCATGACTTTAAAAAGGATGCAGATAAATTGGTTTCTGTGCACTTTGGTTAAAATCGGtctatcaatcggagtcacgatgaattttatattaatttctgaacatgcgggctttgcttgtcgggcctgaacttttgagaatgggccctaagctgtttagtggcctacattataaatatgttatttgcagtacagaaattacacataaaCAAAGGTCACAAAAAATTTTCGGGAAAACACTAGTATTCTCTCTTAAGTGgccgcccctctcccctctgctcggagaaaatccagcctgtgaattttgaattacagtctggtttaacggatcaaattcgttaatctcttcttagaaatacttctgatagattttctagtgcaatctatcagagggattaaatttctattcgtggaccggATAGAAGAATGTTCGTCCATCAGGTTCTGGGAGATACAACATACGAGCAGAGAACTCTGTTGGTGTCctgaatctcgattcgagattaaaggtaaatattatataatcgttatttgtatttttacacacacaatttaatcagtAAAAGTtatgatacccaatatggaaatCGTtccatttaataaaaatttttatcttccgcttgcaccgggtatcaatcttgtttgatctgaacgcccgcgttctccaacatcgtattgttgttatttttgtttgtgtTATCCAACTGCTtgagttgaggatgaaatcatttgcctatgatgagatagttgaaaaaattatgaatttttgtgtTAAAAACAAATTTACtccttgattggatatgagaaaccgtaggttgttttgttgaatattttaagcacaattgtttaaccggtgaatgtagcgatgtattagatatcatGGATGTCTGTtcgaccattgcacgacaataggtgtttgtgaaacttgatagtgtttgaatcttgatgatttctttgatatgacaaaaatgatcttgggcgcaccttggaaaaaaataatataataataaatgttacaactccatccggacCTTGACAGGATTTAGATCCTAAAAGAGCAagatcaaggctaagtatgcggaatctaaaatggggttgatgctccatccgggttagacgaggggattgaaattctaatcatgtcttagttgtagctaaggttagcgggtaattattggggctattgCAATACGGGTGTAAAATCCGGAGTGTGCGTAATGATTCTCaagaaagttgtgttgtgttgaaggattgttgggaggagagatTTGATGGTGTTGGATTAAACTggattgttataggtcggcgaaaCAGTCTTtgaaaactttgttcttttgaagttgaatttaattgtgGTGTAACATGTCACACACACCCGTTAGCATTCGACTGTAGGTGTNNNNNNNNNNNNNNNNNNNNNNNNNNNNNNNNNNNNNNNNNNNNNNNNNNNNNNNNNNNNNNNNNNNNNNNNNNNNNNNNNNNNNNNNNNNNNNNNNNNNTAAATGATTGATCTTGAGGTTAACTTGGAGGAGAATAGATATCCCTTGTTATTCGTAATTTCTTTAAACTAGCTAGATCAACGAATTATACAAAACTGGTGTTCATGTTTCAGTCTGAAAGTTCTTCCAATACATACATATAGATTCAATAATTGTATGATTTCTTTATGCAGAAAACTTGCCATTAATTATGTAACTTATGTTAAGGCCGGTTGTTCCCCTAGTAATGACGGCTACTACATTGTTCTCAGGCATCATTTTAGACGATATAGGACTTACCTCTTAGGCTCTTACATCGTAAAACCAAACCTTAAAATACCGGATAAAGAAAAACCTTAATTCCAAAACTAGTTTCCACCTCCTAAATATGGCTAATTATCTCAATCCCATCTTCTTTTTCCCTATCATCTTCTTGTTTACGAACAAGAAGCGGCTTCAAAGTGTAGAATTTAGCACAAAATACATAGTAAACCAAGTTCAGCAGCTGCATAAGTGTGATCAACCAGTAAAAGTACTCCAACTTCCCTCTATTCAAATTATCATCTGGCAACCAGTTCGATCCGTCTGCCCCTTCGCTGTACTTGTGCACAAGAGTAACCAAAAGGGTACTGGTGTAACTTCCCAGAGAAATCGAAAGCCAGAAAAACGCAGTTGCTGTGCTTCTCATGCTCTCTGGAGCTTGGTCATACAAAAACTCGAGATGCCCGATGGACATGAAAGCTTCGGCTATCCCATGCAGACTATACTGAGGCAGCAGCCAAAATACCGAAACGGGAATCGTTTCTCCAGGTTTGTCGATCAAACCATTCGTCAGAGCTGTGTTTTTACGGTGGAGTTCTATAAAGCCGGCAGCTAGAGTGGCTAACAACGAGATTCCGAACCCGATTCCCATACGGGTCAGGAAAGAGATTCCTCGCTCGAGGCCTGTGAATCTACGAGTCAAGGGGACGAAAATCCGGTCGTAGAAAATGATGGTGGTTAGCATGAAGGCTTGAGTGAAAACGGACATGGATGCAGCTGGGATTTGGAAGCTTTTCGTGAGATGTCTGTTCATGGACTTGGCTTGTTGGAGGGAGAAAGTGTTTTGCTGTGCTGATGCTGTGATGAGGATGATTCCGGCGGCCCAAATGGGACCCATTCGGATCAGGGATTTGAGTTCTTCCACCCGATGGCTGGTGCTGAGGTTCCATAGATTCGGGGCTTTGGGGTTGTCTTCTTCTGTTACAATGCTGCCTTTGTCCAAGAACCTGAGAATTTCATCGTCTTATTATAACATATAAATCTAATTATTTTCTGtgatattgtttttaaattatAGATTCTGTAAAATTCAGAATTCCTCTGTgtcactcaaaaaaaaaaaatacaggtAACGAGACAAAATGTAACCAAACTTTAAAAACTATTCAGTGCGGGttcttttttttccaaaaaacttTATAATTTTATACGAACTCACTCCATATTTTTTGATGGTGAAATCAAGTTTCCCATTAACAGAGATAGCAGCATCCGAGATCTCCTCGTTTTCATACAGCAAACTATGATCCGAATACCATGCGCAGGCCTTTCCTCTTCCGGTACGCCCCGCCACCACGCACCCTGCAGACAAACCGCGTAAGATGTGGCTGCCGACTGGGATCCATTTTCCGATTATAAAGGGTTATCCAAATATGAATGCAACTCATTGATAATAGCCCATCGGCAACAGTAAGGGATACCATAGTCCCCAGTCCACTCCCGTTATATTCTTCCTGAAATATAAACCGATATCAACTGTATTTGCAACAAAGATTGATGCCCCCATACAAAAATAGTACCAGTTGAAGAATTTCCGCAGGTTCTCAATCTTTTGTTCAGGGTCGTTTTCGTCGAATTGGTCCGCCCCGAATTGAGACGACACATGGCCGGTTTCCACCGGAACCAAATGATGTATAGTAACAGTGAGAACATAGAGTATTGCAAAGCTTGGCCGGAATTCAGCCTCCGTTGCAAGTTCATCGTTGTTTGCAAGGTGGGGGACGTAAGGGTAGGTAGAATGGTTGATAATTGGTCAATATGATCATTCCCTGTGTcaataaattaaagaaaaatttaGCTAGAAGATATATGTTTTACGTGGGTTGCAATATTTCCTGCCTTCCAACTTTATCAAGTTATAATTATAACAAtagttttatatttaatttgactaacttttttttttgggtttcccAACTTGTAATGATATAATATGTCCACTAATTTTGTGTAATATACTACCTCTAgacccaaatataaataccaCATTTCATTTCCATTCGTCTCAAAGTttagttttaatattttggaggAGACTGACGTGTGTTTTCAAAATACATCCGAAGTGGAAATTTAAAACTTCTGCATCTAGGGGCTATTATGGCCTAGAAATGAAATAGGTATTCATCTTGTTCAAAGTAACACAAGTTTGTTTACTCTtatgatttattaaattattactAAATTACCCTGCTGAATCTTTCGATCATCCTTAACTTTATAAGCTTAATTAAGTGTATACCAAATTTCGTTAAGTTGGAATTACTCAATCATAAAATGCCTTAGATAAATGGATACTAAATGAAACTTAACTACTTGGTATATCAATTGAAGCAATCGTTATGGTCCAAAATCTTCCAGCGAATGCATCGGCTACGAAGGCTCCCGAGTAACGGGGTCATGGCTGCAGTCCCACCAAAGTTTGTGGAGAGTATTGGCTTCCTGAGTGATTGGCAACGATGTAGTTGGGTTGTTAAAATGAGCTTATACATGTTTGAACAAAACCCATACCACACGCCAATTTCTGCACATATTTCAATTGCTGCACAATAGTAACATGTCACATTAAAAAGTATCGATGAATATAGCATAAAATATCTTCTGATACAACTAACCTAATTGTTCTATTATGTGTGTAATTAGCAATACAAATTTATGGGGAACAATAGTAATTACCATAAGATAGCATCATTTCTTTCCTGAATATGTGACTGCTCCATATTGAATAAGTCAAGAATATAAATATtagatatgaaagtatgatgATCATAAAGGATTAATCTTACGTACCGATTATAAATGGCCCTAGTGATGAAACCGCCCTGATTGGTTTTGGAATTTCGGCCCATTATGCTCTTTCATAATTATTCCCTTATTTtgctgcaattttttttttggtttctaTGGTACCAAATGCGGCCCCTTAATGCTGAGTTCTTATAGGCAGTTGCAGCAAGTAAGCAGACAGGAATTTGTGTATACCGTCACTTTTAACTTTACTAGTAAGAAAGCACGTGCGAGCCACTATTGAGTacacataatttatttataatttgtgAGTTAGATTCCATAGAGTTATAAtgattttatttagaatttatTTCCTCAAAGTAAAATACACCTGCCGttgaatatatattataatatttaatttggattaAAATAAGTTATGGCTTTGACCACAGCCTATCAAGAAATTATTGGAAGCCAATTCTTTCAAGTGAAAAACGTCCACGACAACCACAAACTAAATAAGAATTAGATGTCGAGTAATGATAATTATGAGAGAAGAAAATATTGTAAATTAGATATAGGGTTTAAATATTCAATTAATGTTCAGAATTATGAGAGTTCGAATAAAAATCATTAATCATTCCCTattcattttaatttaaaaaaaaaactaataaaatcGAGTTAGTTCCTAAATTTGGTCCTTCATTGATAATTGCTTTTACTATTAAAAAATCATTTCTTCTAAATCACGTTTTATGGATTATTGTTGATGACTATATGAAATGATAACATTAATTATTAGTATTagcatttaataattttaaaatattaattgtataTAGAAATTCATattgttaattaatttataatataaaatgaaTCTAACATTTCATTTAGCActaatcaaaaaaatattatcgtAAAGTTGAGTAAATATTaggtttatatatattattaagtttggtaaaattaaaaaatatttgtttactGATTGTTAATTTTCACCCTATTGAAACTTTTCGCGGTTACATATGTTCGCCATCATTTACAATTTCAATTGATAAGATAactaatttttcattttttaattatagATCAAATCAATATAGTATATGAGAAAGTCATAAAAACATAAACCACATATAGTTAACAGCCACTAATATCTCTTATTTACATTTTTATCCCAAACTAATTTTCAATCCGTACGAAATAGTATGAGAATAAAAATGCGCGCAAGTatttcacaatttttgaaaagttttgtcatttcattcacaatttgaaCGATTTTGCTTTTGGTAGAAAAGTACATTTTACAATTGTTCATGAATTAATAAATAGTGATTTTAACCAATAAAAAGTGAGTAATTTCAGGTTTATATATTTAGTAAGTTTGGATAATTATTAGTTAACATGTTGTTCTTCATATCGATCTATTACAAAAATATCAAAGGAtctcaaaaaatattgttttaaattttatttttttagaatattACTAGCGGAAGTTTTTAACtttttgtttttatcttaaaaggTTTAATCATTCAATTCACAATTTGAAAAGTTTTGCTTTTGGTAGATAATTACATTTGTACATTGTTCatgaattcaaaaaaatttatattttaaccaAGAAAAAGGGGAGTAACATCAGgtttatttaattcttaaatttttataattataatttaacaTTTTGAGTTGCTCATATCTGatttatacataaaataaacaaggtctcaaaaaagaatttttaaattttatttttttttaaatattactatcggaagtttgaaatttttgtttttatcttaGAAAAGTTTGTCATTTCCATTCACATTGTTAACATTTTGATTTTGGTAGAAAATTACATTCCAAAacagttataaaaaaaatagtattgTATATAAGGGCAAAtagagaataaaaagatttaaaacttGTCCGATAGTAATGTTTTTAaaatagaattaaaaaataatttggaGACCTTGATATTgttgtataaatatatatgaacaCAAAaggttaaataataattatacaaacTTAATAAGTTATATAAAGTGCTAATATTGACGTCACTTGTTATTGGTcttgaatttcaaaattttatattttaaacgaTGTCGATATATGGTGTTACCATCAGGTTTATATAATTAAGTATATTTTTGTATAATTTATTAGTGTAACATTTTGTTCTTCCCTTATCTAATATACAATAAGATCAAGGTTGCTCAAAATCATActgttaattttattttttttaaaattactaTCGGTAAGTGTTAAATTTTTGTTTGTATCTTAGAAAATTTTGTACATTTCATTCACAAGTTGAACAGTTGTGTCTTTTGGTAGAATATTACATTTTTGACATGGCTTATGAGTTcaaaagaatttatttttaaccACATAAAAAGTGAGTCGTAGTAGAATCTATATAATGATTAAGTTTGTATAATTAGTTATTTAACATTATGTGTTCATATCTACACGGATACAAAAATATCAAAGTcctcacaaaatattttttagattttatttgtaagaacATTACTAATcggaagttttaatttttttgttttttatagttttgaaattatttacaATAATAGTTTTCTTTTAACTGTTTTTGGTTGAAAAAATACCTCTACATTGTCCAATAGATggtgaaaaatatttatttgttaGACAATTAAACAACTGAGTAATCAAACTGATTATAATGATTAAGGGTTGTTATTTGTATAACCTTTTCATTtctaatacaaataaaaatatataaaacttAGTAAATATATATccgtttttaatttttaattaataatatgttttTTCAAATATTACCTATGAgaatttttaattgtttgtttttCTCTTGTCAAAACTGATTTTCTTTACAAAATTATTTCCgtttattttagttaattaattaattaattaaaatgcaAACAAATCCACCCATTTTGTTTTTCTCTTATTTCAAGAACTGATTTCGTTACATAAATATTtccttttattttgattttatttaaaatcaatttaattaGAATGAAAAAGAATCCCACCTAAAAAATGAAATTatggaaaatttattttaggGCCTCATTTATATTGTAACATTTTTTTGATTCATCTTATTCTAATCAACACACTATTACTCAAACTAAATAATGCATTTAGATTAATGTGTAAATAATATAACAAGCCAGGTATTttgtattatatttatataaaagttTATTTCTTTTACTTTTAGGTTTCTAGTTAGATAAATGACTTTTACATTTTATATCCTTATTTgtattcactttttttttttgttgatacATAAAATTGTGTAGTATAAAAGGGCAAAGTTGTAAATTCGACAAATTGTAAAAACTTTTTGGCCTTTTTAGTTCATACTATTTAGATAAGATTTATAATAGAAAATccaattaattaaatgaaaaaaatcccACAAAAAACAtgaaattatgaaaaattattttaggcTCAGTTATATTGTAACTAGCTTTTTGATTCATTTATGCTACACTCAACACACTATTACTCACCTAATGAATTCATTTAGTTAATGTGTAATAATTAACAAGCTATTGGTATTTTGTATTTGATTTCAAATATAAAGAGAGTTTATTCATTTTACTTTTATGTCCTAGTTAATAATGTGACTTTTTACATTTATATCCTTATTTGTATGTAACGTTTTACATAAAATTGTGTAGAATTTGAAAAGGGCAAAGTTGTTAAATTCACAATTGTAACACTTTGCCctttttattcatattttttagATAGGTAAGAGAGATGAAGTCTGATTGATCCATTTAAGATTTATGCCATCAAGTCTTGAAAGGTTTTAGTTGGGATGCTTTCAAGTTATATAGCTTAATACAACCACCCTTGAAAATAGGGCAAAAAAGTTCatcatttttatgcatttatctATAACACATCGATACATCATATAATTCTGAAGTTTTAATtatctaaataaaaaaaaatgtgtttttcttttcattccGAGCTTGTTGATATTCTCAATGAAATCTTAAACATGGGGGATTTTCGGCTCATTGTTTATCTGtgattctttttctttttaatctGTTTATCTGTGATTTTGATCCGCAATGATCCTTGATAGCGTAAACGATCGAGATCGACAAACATTAAAGACCAAATTTATAATTTCTCCGATATTATAATTCTGGAATTTACTTTtagtttcttgaaaaaataGAAGTCATGttcatattatttataacttagaaTGACATGGTTAGTTTTAACGCATTATAATTcgggaaaattgtttttttggtcctatatatttgtcactttgcgatttcagtcctttatattttcagatttcagttttagttcgctatctttatttttttgacaattttagtcctttttccgacgtggctccaattcagtgctgatgtggagctgacgtgtacagtgccatgtaagcattttttaataaaaaaaaccgaaattgccaaaaatcaaaacatgcaggactaaaactgaaatatgaaaacatagaggaccaaaatcgcaaagtaacaaaacatataaaactaaattttcaatttttcccTATAATTCCTAATGAAGTTAGGACAATGTGTTCTCCAAGATGACATCTGATCATGTCAATTCTGACAGGAAAATTATGGCTTTTCCAATTACAAAATGGGTGTTAGATATTTCGTTTCTTAACAATTTAGGCTCATTTTTCATTTTCATCTCtctttatttaaatcatcgATCACGAGaagaaaatgatatataaacatgACGATTTCAATATTTGATCGGTTATTCCAATCGTTGGATTTTgtatatatgtgtatgtatatataagGATCGGAGAAAAACATGAATTTCTGATTATTGAAGTATAGCTTTTGAAAATTTGAGTGCTTTGGCGAGATTTGGAGAATAAATCGCGCGTTTAATTTGAATTATATTTAGGTAGTGCTTtggagattttttaaaaaacacttctcattttttttttcacaaattaaaatttaaaaattttgtgaagaaaaaactaaaaaacactttttaataGCTCTCTCAagtctcaaacactaccttagaaacaaaagtttaatTATGCAAATGCTATATATGAAGTGCAGATGTAAAAATAGAAGTTTTGTTGAGCAACATATGAAATGATAtcatattttgtaaaataaagGGAAAactattttgtattttttttttaattcccgACTGTTTGAGAACCCTATTTATCAAAGGTttaaaaccataaataaatgaatattatatatttgGTAAGCTATAGCTAGTGGGCTTAATTGAAAGCTACAGTGGCATTTTGTTTATGATAACAAACAATTGATGAAGGGCATGCCAATTAATTACTGTATACTTATTATTGTTTATTATGGACATTAACCAAAGCTAGCACGTCTTTTATTTTGATTGTTTGTGTAGAAATTGGTTGCGTAAGTGATGTAAATTGTGCCATTTTCGTAGAGCGGATAGCGTTTAAAGCAGATTTATGAGTTTCACCATTAAGTGGAAGCAGCAGTCAATTCACAGAGTTCCAATTAATTGGAATTCATGAGATTCACGTAATTATTTATCaagtttttgttatgtgcttCAACAAGATCTTACTACATTTAAGGACAAATTAAACCCACAAAACGAagaattaaaagttttaatgtatgtttatatatatatatatatatatatataatatatatatttatttattttatgacactattaattattataacaCAATTAAGTAGTCGTTTTCGAATCGGATCTCTCTCACTTTTATCGTGTGTGTGCATTTTTGCATGGAATTAGAATAGGGATACAGATAGGACGTAATAAAGGTTCAAATAATTGCATACCAAAACCAATCCATGGCCCATGGGGGTTGGTAGCACTCACATgcacatgcatgcatgattaatatcatataaattactaaatttattttaaaaaaaatccaagaatttaattttatattataattaaaaatttagacCATCAATCATTAATGGGAAGATGATGGATGTCGCTTGATCAAATGCCTAATTTTCGAATAAATGAAGTTACAGTTTCCGGTTGGATTATCCAAACCAGAACCTGCAATGTGGACCATTTGGGTCACCACTTTAACATAAATTGGGCTAATGTTTGCGTGTCGACtctttaaaacatgcatatttGATACTTGTGTTAAtatgttcaaaaaaaaaaaaaaaaattctagctATTTGACGCCACATATTTGCATTCTAAGGTTAGGTCATATTATTGGAAATTGAATTTGAGGCTTTTTGAATCCAATCATTAATTGGAGGAAAAATTTGACGTGTATGATTATGTTGATGAATTGTTGTCATGTATAATGTATTACTTGGACAGTTCTGGCCGGATAAAGTATTTGGTAAAGCCCAAACCTCTCTGTGTAAATCTAAGACTTATACGAATAGGTCTTCATCAGTGAAGTTCTAACACAGGCCCGAATAATTGTGGTCCAATCAAAGACACCATATAATTTAATAGGCCCAATTTTTAGAGTTTCCGAGATTTTCATTTGCCATTTGTCTCACAGATCTGTGAAGAGTTTTTGTGGTGTTCCAATTTGTTATAAATCACAAGAGATAAGAAGATGAGTCATGTGTAATTTTTATTAAACTCAATagaatataaatattttcattctaAAATCAAGATTTGTTATCCGAATTATTGAACTAAATagaatataaatattttcattctaAAATCAAGAGTTGTTATCCGATTATCCGAGGAGAAGTAATGGATGAATTTTTTAATATTGCATTTTAGGCCATCTCCAACCATAAAATTCATTTTGGTACAAGTTATTATTAGAATATTGTATACAACATCCATCTTCAACTCATTTATTTCAAATCTTACActaaaagaaatatatattctTGGAATATTCCTTTTCTTTTACATATattaattttcttttatttaacatttttttacaaatttaaaataatgaaGAGTAATGTTTATATTTCAATTTAGTTACAAATTGTATTGttgtattaattattttcatttgtattagaatattatattatttaaaaattaaataaaatcattctttaagttatttataattaattttaataaataaatatttaaaatcaaataaaaaattaaacatcttgttataaattaaattgaataattataattacatttttttgttagaatatttaattattaaaacaataaaataaatattatattattacctaaacattataattaaataatagtattaaaaagagaaaaaaaaaaaagaaaaaagaagacaATGTTCGCACCAAATTTGGTGCAAGAGCTTTTAATTAGGGGCGCTATTTTTGTGCAAAAAATAGCGCCCTCATTAGAAAACCAATATGAGCACCGAAACTTTCACTTCATTTTGGTGTCGATTGGAGATGGTCTTAGTTACAATGTGATCTAAGCCGGATTTCTATTTTGAATGACGTAAAATGAGAGCGAACATTTCATTAAGTTGAGAACATTTAAAATAAACTGTTGCAAACATTACCTAAATAATGTTTACaacatctaaaaataagtgattgtggatttttttctttaacctatttgtaaataaaaaaatacgcGATAACTTATTTTTAGAGTTTGCAAACACCACCTTAAGCTATGTAATTCGAATACCGATGTTGTTGATTTATCCACTTCTTcagttattataaaaaaaaagaaatagctAGCAGTAGTAGATAATTTTATACCCAAATAATGTGAACTCCACGGCTTCGAGCAACCTCAACAGTCTTGATTACATTTGGCACAATAGCTTCAGCACCTCTTAGATGTGAAGGACTACTTGGGAATACAAAATCTTTCTGTTTATAAAAATTACTAAACATTATCGTTATAATAAAGAATTGATAGAAGCTGAGTGatgttatatatgtatataggcAAGAAATAAATAAAGTGAAATGTAATTAAATTTACCTGCATGCCTATTACAAGAAGAGCGGTGCTCTTCCACTTGGATTCACTCATTTCGATATAGATTAGATCACTTGGATTTTATGTGTGAGTGCACATTTATGATATATCCTTATTATCTAATTATGTTACAatcacaata
It encodes:
- the LOC140889081 gene encoding protein NRT1/ PTR FAMILY 3.1-like, with product MSESKWKSTALLVIGMQKDFVFPSSPSHLRGAEAIVPNVIKTVEVARSRGVHIIWEEYNGSGLGTMGAWWRGVPEEERPAHGIRIIVCCMKTRRSRMLLSLLMGNLISPSKNMEFLDKGSIVTEEDNPKAPNLWNLSTSHRVEELKSLIRMGPIWAAGIILITASAQQNTFSLQQAKSMNRHLTKSFQIPAASMSVFTQAFMLTTIIFYDRIFVPLTRRFTGLERGISFLTRMGIGFGISLLATLAAGFIELHRKNTALTNGLIDKPGETIPVSVFWLLPQYSLHGIAEAFMSIGHLEFLYDQAPESMRSTATAFFWLSISLGSYTSTLLVTLVHKYSEGADGSNWLPDDNLNRGKLEYFYWLITLMQLLNLVYYVFCAKFYTLKPLLVRKQEDDREKEDGIEIISHI